In a single window of the Cucumis melo cultivar AY chromosome 11, USDA_Cmelo_AY_1.0, whole genome shotgun sequence genome:
- the LOC103498386 gene encoding THO complex subunit 7A-like isoform X1, whose translation MSVRARKVSTRGEAVAANYAFGPLEDDVIIKHRLLTRTTTTRGEPPLKKLQKKFTSFVLEIEKDGSNNDDCEKLSRAFLQELSTFEIPLLKSKAVVDANIREKESFHEFKDEINKQILLAQDDIEDLKKQLEESKIERQHKEECEAIRKLIATQPPRSVTQKTIVDLEKEIAALDAENTASSRMLELRKKQFALLLHVVDELQNTIEDEQKNLIEETRITAEENKIGVDDASGSLETMAVD comes from the exons ATGTCTGTGAGAGCGAGGAAAGTCTCCACTCGAGGGGAAGCGGTGGCAGCAAATTATGCTTTTGGGCCTCTAGAAGATGATGTTATTATTAAACACAGGCTTCTCACACGAACAACCACCACAAGGGGGGAACCTCCATTGAAGAAGCTTCAGAAGAAGTTTACTTCTTTTGTTCTTGAGATTGAAAAGGATGGGAGTAACAATGATGACTGTGAGAAGCTTTCCAGAGCTTTTTTACAAGAGTTATCCACGTTTGAAATTCCTTTGCTGAAGAGTAAAGCAGTTGTTGATGCTAATATTAGGGAAAAGGAGAGTTTCCATGAGTTTAAGGATGAGATAAACAAACAGATTTTGTTAGCTCAGGATGATATTGAAGATCTTAAGAAACAGCTTGAAGAAAGCAAAATTGAGAGGCAACACAAGGAGGAGTGCGAGGCAATTAGAAAACTTATAGCAACACAGCCACCCAGGTCTGTGACACAAAAGACTATTGTGGATTTGGAGAAAGAGATTGCTGCACTTGATGCAGAGAACACAGCTAGTTCAAGGATGCTGGAGCTTCGTAAGAAGCAATTTGCGCTTTTGTTGCATGTG GTGGATGAGTTGCAAAATACCATAGAGGATGAACAGAAGAATTTAATTGAGGAAACGAGAATCACAGCTGAGGAGAATAAGATTGGTGTGGACGATGCTAGCGGAAGCCTGGAAACCATGGCTGTCGACTGA
- the LOC103498386 gene encoding THO complex subunit 7A-like isoform X2: MSVRARKVSTRGEAVAANYAFGPLEDDVIIKHRLLTRTTTTRGEPPLKKLQKKFTSFVLEIEKDGSNNDDCEKLSRAFLQELSTFEIPLLKSKAVVDANIREKESFHEFKDEINKQILLAQDDIEDLKKQLEESKIERQHKEECEAIRKLIATQPPRSVTQKTIVDLEKEIAALDAENTASSRMLELRKKQFALLLHVGFLD, encoded by the exons ATGTCTGTGAGAGCGAGGAAAGTCTCCACTCGAGGGGAAGCGGTGGCAGCAAATTATGCTTTTGGGCCTCTAGAAGATGATGTTATTATTAAACACAGGCTTCTCACACGAACAACCACCACAAGGGGGGAACCTCCATTGAAGAAGCTTCAGAAGAAGTTTACTTCTTTTGTTCTTGAGATTGAAAAGGATGGGAGTAACAATGATGACTGTGAGAAGCTTTCCAGAGCTTTTTTACAAGAGTTATCCACGTTTGAAATTCCTTTGCTGAAGAGTAAAGCAGTTGTTGATGCTAATATTAGGGAAAAGGAGAGTTTCCATGAGTTTAAGGATGAGATAAACAAACAGATTTTGTTAGCTCAGGATGATATTGAAGATCTTAAGAAACAGCTTGAAGAAAGCAAAATTGAGAGGCAACACAAGGAGGAGTGCGAGGCAATTAGAAAACTTATAGCAACACAGCCACCCAGGTCTGTGACACAAAAGACTATTGTGGATTTGGAGAAAGAGATTGCTGCACTTGATGCAGAGAACACAGCTAGTTCAAGGATGCTGGAGCTTCGTAAGAAGCAATTTGCGCTTTTGTTGCATGTG GGATTCTTAGACTGA
- the LOC103498385 gene encoding norbelladine synthase-like gives MLSELIDETEIQAPAAKVWEIYGTVEFGNFLLHHVPHVVQKIEFLEGNGGEGTLLYVTFAPGLGGVRYKEKFTKVDNENRIKIAEMVEGGYLDLGFTLYRFRFEIIEKNEESCIVKSSVQYELKEEAASNASLATVQPLKEVAQAVNNYFLNKSTA, from the exons atgctGAGTGAACTCATTGATGAGACTGAGATTCAGGCGCCGGCCGCCAAAGTTTGGGAGATTTATGGCACCGTTGAGTTTGGAAACTTCCTTCTACATCACGTCCCTCATGTCGTTCAGAAAATCGAGTTCCTCGAAGGCAATGGCGGCGAAGGAACTCTTCTCTATGTCACTTTTGCTCCTG GTTTAGGTGGTGTGAGATACAAAGAGAAGTTTACAAAGGTGGATAATGAGAATCGTATAAAAATAGCAGAAATGGTGGAAGGAGGTTATTTGGATCTTGGCTTTACTCTTTACAGGTTTCGTTTTGAGattattgagaaaaatgaagagaGTTGCATAGTAAAATCAAGTGTCCAATATGAGTTAAAGGAAGAAGCGGCTTCAAATGCTTCACTTGCAACTGTTCAACCTTTGAAAGAGGTTGCTCAAGCTGTCAACAACTACTTCCTCAATAAGTCAACAGCCTAG
- the LOC103498387 gene encoding histone acetyltransferase MCC1: MVKPKAIDCPSICYRPIEPSDLEVLEQIHGNLFPIRYEAEFFQNVVNGRDIVSWAAVDHNRPDGRSDELIGFVTARTVLEKDSEISDLLRHDSLTTDHTLVYILTLGVVESYRNLGIASSLVQKVIKYASSIPTCRAVYLHVISYNTTAINFYKKMSFKCLQRLPGFYFINGQHYDSYLFVYYVNGGRSPCSLLEVVTFMVSYLRDGIKSVTSRLRKNEKRKVSKWSKCKESHSLISMAQSKRNLGVESNGYECV; this comes from the exons ATGGTAAAACCCAAAGCAATCGACTGTCCAAGTATATGTTATCGACCAATTGAACCCTCGGACCTTGAGGTTTTGGAGCAAATTCACGGTAACTTGTTTCCAATCCG GTATGAGGCGGAGTTTTTCCAAAATGTTGTTAATGGGCGTGACATTGTGTCGTGGGCAGCGGTCGATCATAATAGACCGGATGGTAGAAGTGACGAGCTTATTGGATTTGTGACTGCACGAACTGTTTTGGAGAAAGACAGTGAG ATATCTGATTTACTTCGGCATGACTCACTAACCACGGATCACACTCTAGTATACATTCTTACACTGGGAGTAGTGGAAAGCTACAGAAACCTTGGGATAG CTAGTTCACTTGTTCAAAAGGTAATTAAATATGCCTCAAGCATCCCAACTTGCCGAGCAGTTTATTTGCATGTCATTTCATACAATACTACTGCTATCAATTTCTACAAGAAAATGTCATTCAAGTGCCTACAAAGACTGCCGGGCTTTTACTTTATCAATGGGCAGCATTATGATTCTTACCTGTTTGTCTACTATGTAAATGGTGGTCGATCTCCATGCTCTCTATT AGAGGTTGTGACTTTCATGGTAAGTTATTTAAGGGACGGTATAAAGTCTGTAACTTCAAGGCTGAGGAAGAATGAAAAGAGGAAGGTGTCAAAATGGTCGAAATGTAAAGAATCTCATAGCCTTATATCCATGGCGCAGAGCAAGAGAAATCTAGGGGTTGAAAGCAATGGCTATGAATGTGTTTAA